One window from the genome of Dermacentor silvarum isolate Dsil-2018 chromosome 7, BIME_Dsil_1.4, whole genome shotgun sequence encodes:
- the LOC125947218 gene encoding uncharacterized protein LOC125947218, which produces MSSIGATSAAQQGRGTRNFGSEDPDYQVLLPQLPTGQIVLNTLFLHADVRARPYRVEHFRDALASLGVLPDVIALGAYQMSHVWAVTFKSDEGVKRLASAKEVKVNEHRCIVVDPANQAVRLKLHWMLHNVTDEDIRTALSPYGKVMDVFREKWRVHGVQDKASSTRAVSLVLKTGMTVEDLPHQLRVAGEQALVVVPGRAPLCLKCRNTGHVRRDCRVPRCAVCRRYGHDETECVKTYASVTGPAPREDVADLLMDEADVDESFRAQVLPADTFATPTEEAYIASKVATVVTTEQKAAVQTSDGKGKEETAIELASAGASTAEHGPATAMMDVADTSASSAATKRARDVTSGQEEEFDNETKDEPPQKTQASRRASIRPKPNIPPDRRTAAEPPT; this is translated from the coding sequence ATGAGCTCCATAGGAGCGACTTCAGCGGCCCAGCAGGGCCGCGGTACCAGGAATTTTGGCTCAGAAGACCCGGACTATCAAGTTTTGCTGCCTCAACTGCCTACAGGTCAGATTGTTTTAAATACATTGTTTTTACATGCTGATGTGCGTGCCAGGCCGTATCGGGTGGAGCACTTCCGCGACGCACTGGCTAGCTTAGGCGTACTGCCGGATGTTATCGCCCTAGGGGCGTATCAAATGAGCCACGTTTGGGCAGTGACTTTCAAGAGCGATGAAGGTGTCAAAAGGCTTGCAAGCGCCAAGGAAGTAAAAGTGAATGAACATCGGTGCATCGTTGTTGATCCAGCAAACCAGGCCGTGCGGCTGAAGCTGCATTGGATGTTACACAACGTGACGGACGAGGACATACGCACCGCCCTTTCACCGTACGGGAAGGTCATGGACGTCTTCCGGGAAAAATGGCGTGTCCACGGAGTGCAAGATAAAGCATCCTCAACGCGTGCGGTGTCGTTGGTTTTGAAGACGGGTATGaccgtggaagacctgcctcatcAACTTCGTGTCGCTGGTGAGCAGGCCTTAGTTGTTGTACCAGGCAGAGCACCACTTTGCCTGAAATGCCGAAACACCGGTCATGTTCGACGTGACTGTCGCGTCCCGAGATGTGCCGTTTGCCGGCGCTACGGCCATGATGAGACGGAGTGTGTTAAGACCTACGCGTCCGTAACGGGACCGGCGCCTCGGGAGGACGTGGCTGACCTGTTAATGGATGAAGCAGACGTGGATGAGTCTTTCCGTGCGCAAGTTCTGCCGGCCGACACATTTGCGACGCCCACTGAGGAGGCTTACATAGCCTCGAAGGTGGCAACTGTAGTAACTACTGAACAGAAAGCTGCAGTGCAGAcaagtgacggaaaaggcaaagaagaaaCGGCCATAGAACTCGCCTCTGCCGGGGCGAGTACAGCAGAGCACGGGCCAGCAACTGCAATGATGGACGTCGCAGACACGAGTGCAAGCAGTGCGGCTACGAAGAGAGCAAGGGACGTAACGAGCGGCCAAGAGGAGGAATTTGACAACGAGACCAAAGACGAACCGCCGCAGAAAACCCAGGCGAGTCGTCGGGCGTCCATTCGCCCGAAACCGAACATCCCGCCGGACAGACGGACGGCGGCAGAACCGCCTACCTAG